The Candidatus Latescibacterota bacterium genomic interval TCGATGATATTTTCTATCATCCGTTCATCCTCGTTTTGTCTGATAAGCGACAAGACATGCTCGAATTCTGTCTTTACATCTTCTTCGAAACACTCGACCATATTCTTCGTTCGCTTACCGCTGTTTATCCTCGTGAACCTCAGGCGCCGCAGAAGAGATTCATATGACTTGTCCGATGTGTAGGCTGACAGGGTATATCTGGCTACGAACTCTCCGCACTCTGCGCATTCGATGTAGACACGGATCTTTTCGCCCTTGCAGAAATACATATTGTTTTTGGTCGACGTAGAGTCGCATCCGGGGCAACGTTCCGTCCTCGCGCTTTCACTCGATGTAGTCCTGTCTTTTTCCATTTCACCCCTTCTTCCGGTGAAAAACCGTCTCCTGTCATTAGAACAGGAAGTAAATAAACAATGTTATAAACACTGTTGAAATGGCGGTGATTATCGAGCCACCCTTAATCATGTCTCTTATCTGAACGTAGCCCGAACCGTAGGCGATAGCGTTCGGTGGAGTGCTTATAGGAAGTATCATGGCTGCTGAGGCTGCGATTGCTACCGTGACCGCGCTGGTCTCCGGTGCTACGGCGGCTATTCCTGTCACTATCGGCATCAGCAGGTTGGCAGTCGCGCTGTTGGATATGAACGTAGTCATCACTGCCGCCGCGACAGCGAATATCAACAGTATGAGGAATATCTCCATTCCCGCGAAGGGAATCAAGCCGACGATCCAGTCGGCGAGGCCGCTCTGTTTCATGGCCACTCCCAGGCTCATTCCGCCCCCGATTATGAAAAGGATCCCCCAGCCCATTTCCTTCAGGTCATCATCGCCGAGAAGGCCCAGCCCGAAGAATACGACGAGAGGAATGATGGCTACGATCGATGAGGGTATCCCATGGATACCTCCGGTCAGCCAGAGGAGGACGACGACGGCGAAGACGACAAGGATGAAAATCGATTTATGGTCCAGCTTCTCTTCGTCCACTGGAATCGACATGTTTATATTTTTGACCCCTGCCGGGAAGAGCCGGCAGAGCAGGATCCAGCATATGGTGAGTAATACTATTACCACCGGAATACCCCGGAGCATCCAGCCGGCGAAAGACATCCCGCGGCCCATCTGTTCGAGGATGCCCATCGCTATCGCATTTGGCGGTGTGCCTATGGGTGTCCCAATCCCTCCGATATTTGCGGCGAAGGGTATGCCAAGAATGATCGCTTTTCTGAAAGGTTCCTCATGCGGAATGGATTTGATGACGGGAATGGCTACGGCGATCATCAGCGCGGTGGTAGCCGTATTGGACATCCACATGGAAAGAAATGCAGTTGTGATCATCATGCCGAGAAGGACGCGAGAGGGCCTTGTCCCGACATGGCGGAGGATGGATCTGGATATCCTTTCGTCCAGACCGTACCTTTTGACGGCGCTGGCCATCACGAATCCCCCCAGGAAGAGCAGGACGACCGACCCGAAGAACGGGGTCAGGAACATGGTGTAGCCACTTTTATCCAGCCCCAGAGGACCTCCGAACCTGCCGAGAAAGACCACTTCCAGGAAGACGATGATAAAAGATGTGACATAAAGCGGAAAGGGTTCGATTATCCAGAGGAGGGCTGCCGTAGTGAAGATGCCGAAAGTAATCCGCCCCGCATCACTCAGCCCGTCAGGGCGAATGAGAGTGACGGCGTATCCGGCAGCCAGGGCGATCGACAGGATAATGAGTGTTTTGATGTTCTTCTGTGTCAGGATCTCGAAACTCATTGTTTTTCTCCAGGAGTTTCTACCTGCTTTTTTCTGGCAGGGCGGTAGATCCATTTGAAGGCTGTCCACGCAAGAAAGGCGAGCGAGGCACCTATGATCATTCCCGCAAGGACGTCAAGAGGCCAGTGGACGCCGATATAGATCCGGGAATAGGATACGGCAAATGCTATTACCAGCAGATATATAAGACTCTTTCTGTAGACCAGTCCGAGAAACAGCATGGCCCCTGTCATGTTGGCCGCGTGATTGGACGGAAAGGAGAATGACGATTTATAGCTTCGAACTACTTCCATGGGGGTGGTTATCCATCCTTCTATGCCATGCCAGAGGTGGACTCCGCCCAGGACTTCGCAAGGTCTCATCCGTCCTACAAGCGGTTTAATGAGGGAAGCGCAAAGCTGGTCCGTTGCCGCGACGAGCGGGATCATCATAAGGGCTGCCCACCGGCCTTTTGCCTTGCCGAAGATCATCAGCGCAACCCAAACGAGGACAAGAACGATCCTCCACTTTCTGAAGTCGGTGACGATCGGCATCAACAGGTCGAAGAATGGGTTTACCGCTTTTCCGTTGAGGAGCCGGAAGGCGCCCAGGTCGGGCGCGTCGACGTCACCTGTCTCCGTTGCTGATGACGGAACCGGGAGAAATGTCATCATGACAAGTGCTGCCGAAACATATATCAATATCCTGAAATTCATCGTTCGAATATTGCATCATTTTTCGGAAAAAACAAGGGCTGTTCCCTGGTAGTCGCCGCCGCCGGGTCAGACACAAAGGGAATCATATGCTGAGCTGACTATATCGCAGGATACGTCCCAGCTGTACATCGGAGCGGATGCTGCCGCTCGAGAGGCCAGCGAATGACGCAACCCCTGATCCTCAATGATCATTCTCAGGGCGGCTGCCAGTGCTTCGGAATCAGAACAATCAACACATATGCCTGCATCCACAGCGACCTCCTGACAGCAACCTGCATCTGTAGTGACGACGGGAAGACCGCAGGCCATTGCTTCAAGAAGAGCTTTCGGGAATCCCTCTGACACAGAGGACATCACATAGATCGAGCTTTCTCCCAGAAGTTTAACCAGCTGGTCATGATCCAGTCTTCCCGGCATCCTGACTTTTCCCGTCAGGCCTGCTTCCTCGATCTGATTTTCAAGCTCATCTCTCAGCGGGCCCTCTCCGGCTATGACGAGATCGTACTGAGTGTCGGTGAGTGTGGAGAAAGCATCAATAAGGTATTTGTACCCTTTCTGCCAGCGCAGATTGCCGACTGCGACGACCTGTTTTTTTCGGGAAAGCCCCAGGTCCCTGAATTTGTCCAGATCCACTCCATTCGGTGTGTAGATGATCCTGGAATGAGGCAGGAAGCTCTGGAGGTCAGCTCGCATCGAGAGAGACACATGGAAGAACAGGTCTACAAGGCGGGGAAGGACCCATTTTAGAAAAGGATTCTTTTTTATCCTCAACAGGTCGGACCCATGGAATGTCATGCATATTTTTGATCTCAATATGAAACGGGCCCAGGCGGCATGAAGCAGGTAGAGGGGAGAATGTATATGAAGTATGTCCGGGTGGAAGCGGGTCATCGGGTTTATCGATACGAGCAGGAACTTCAGGAGCCCAAAGATCTTTTTCAGGGCCACGCCCGCGTTCAGCCTCTCCGAAAACGCCGGACTTGAGTAATCGATCATCCTGAGGTCGATATGGTCACCGACAGGGAGGGGGTCGGCTGTCTTCCGTGTGAGGAATAACGTCGGGTTCTCCATAGCCTTGCAGAGCTGATATCCGGGAAGTCCGACGCCTTGTGAATCGATTGACGGAAATGAAGCGATGCGGCAGATCTTCAGCATATTCTCGGCAGGATCTTTCAATAGTAATTAGCCCTCCGGGGGATCTTTCCCCGATAGATCGTGTACCCTATTCTTCCAAGGGAGAATGATAACAGCACGATAGCATACGCGGGGATCAGATACGCCCTGATGTCCGTTCCGAAGATCCGTTCCACGATAAGGGCGAGGATGTACACGTTCAGGAACGACTGAATACTTGTGATGTGTCCGATTGACAGAACAAACTTCTTTGCGATCCCGGGGAGTCCGCTTTTCTCCTGGCCCTGGCGGCCTTCCTCGATCTCGTCTCTTTCCGAGCTGCCGAAATTGGCTCTGAACCAGCAGTCGACGCCGGCCCTGTTCAGGGTCACGCCCATCATCAGGACAGCTCCAGATGCGAGTGCCACGCTCCATCCCGAATCCATCCAGTATCTGAAAGGAATGGAAAAGCAGATGATGTTATATACGAAATAGTGAGTGATGAAATCTAGATAGGCGCCTATGGGGCTGAAGGTCTGCCGGTAGCGCGCTACTTCTCCATCGCTCACATCGACGATAACATGGAGTCTGAAGAGAAGGTATCCTGCCACGGCCCAGTAGAGTCCCGGGCCGAGAAATGCCAGTGCGCCCACGATGCCGAGCGCGGTGAACAGATACGTGACCTGATTCGCGGACATCTTCATCAGGAGGAACAATCTTGTGAAATATATTGAGACCCTCGCGGCCAGCATCATGGTCCTTCGATTGTCTTCGTCATTGTCACGTCTGCATATATCTCTGAGCTGGGCGATAGATTCCATATTGCTCCCCTATACGTTGACTATGTCGGCTGCGTATTTTTCGATATGTTGTCTTATAAAGGACAGGTCCGAATGAAAATCGATTTCGGCCCAGTCATCCTCCGAGCATTCGAAGTAATTCACCGGGTATCCCCTGTCCATTATCTCCTGCAGTGCGGCCAGGTAGAAGATGTTCATGTTCTCCTTATTCCGGACCATCTTCTCCATCGTCTCGGATATGATCATGTGTCCCTTGTTTCGGAAGAAGATCATACCGATCGATTCGCCGTTGGCATCTTCTGACGGGATCTTTTTGTTTACTCTGAACACCCTGTTTTCTCCGGTCACTACCTTCATGTCGTCTTCGTCGTAATTCTCTTTCCGGTCGATGACCATGGTGATGTCGTTTCGTGATTCGATCAGGCCTGACAGCACATGGGGTTTGAAGACGTCATCACCGTTTACCAGGACGAAGTTTTCGTTTGTCTGCCTGATAGCCATCCACGCGGAAATAAGGTTGTTGCTGGTAGCGAAGAAAGGATTGTAACAGATCGAGATCGACATATCTTCGTAGCCGAGTACTTTCGCTTCTATCTGTTCGGTCTTGTATCCCGTCACGATCGTGACGTCCATGATTCCTGCCAGCGCTATATGGTCCAGCTGGCTTTCCAGTACGGTCTTGCCTCCGCCTACTTCGAGCAGGCTTTTCGGGCTGTTTTTCGTGAGAGGGTAAAGGCGCTCCCCCATACCAGCCGCCAGAATGATCACTCTCATGATTTCGGGTTCCACCATCAGACAGCCTCGTGTTCGAGACGTGTCTCTACTGCCGGAACCACACCCCCTTCCGGTTTGTCGATATACTCTCTGAACCAGATCTCAAGGTTCATAAGCATCCAGAGTTTCAATGCGGTATTGTGGTCCTCGACTTTCTCACTCCCTATGATCTTTTCGATCGCCGGGACATTGAATATGCCCCTCGAGTATGTTCGTCGGTCGAGGAGTATCTCTTTTATGAAGTTCATGTACCTTCCACCGAGCCACTTGTTGAGGGGCACGGGAAAGCCCATCTTTTTTCTTGTGATGACCTCTTCGGGAAGGCTGCCGGTGAAAGCTTTTTTCAGGATATACTTGGGTGTATCGAATACTTCGCTGATCTCATCGCTTGACATATAGGCTGCCATCACCCTGTGGACATCGCTTTTCCATCTTATCTTGTGATGAAAAGGTATGTTGAAGACATATTCGATAAGTTCGTGGTCTACGAATGGGACCCGGGCCTCGACCGATGTCGCCATCGTCGTCATGTCGACTCTCATAAGGAGATTCTCAAGATGTATCTTCTGGAAGACATAGAGCAGCTTCTCGTAATGCGATAATCCCTCTGCTGTCTTGAACTGGTCGGCGAAGACTTTCATTACCCGCGAATCATTGTCGATGTTGTCGAGGAGCTCTCTTGAGAGTAGCCTTTCCTTGTCGAGCATACTCATCCAATGGTATTTCCTGGTGAAATGATCCAGCTCGTCAAGAAAACTGCCGGCACCATATATCTGTCTGATCTTCGAAAGGAGCTGTTCCCTGTATTCAGGCAGGATCGTCTTGTCGTTTTCAAGAAACCTGGACCTTTCGAAGTCGAACGGACTTCTGAATATGCGTCCGTAACCGGCGAACAGTTCGTCCGCACCTTCGCCAGAGAGAACTACGGTGATATCCTTTTTCAGTTCCCTCGACATTATATGAAGTGGGACCTCGTTGGCTACGGCAAGGGGTGCGTCCTTGTATCTGATGAGTTCCGGTATCATGTCCGTATAGTCCCTGTCATCGATGATGATCTCTTTGTGATCCGTGCCATACATATCCGCGACAGCCCGGGCAAAGCCACGCTCGTTGAAATCTTCTTCAGGAAATCCGACCGTGTAGGTCTTGATCGGTTCGTTGCTCATTTGGGCCATCAGGGATACGATTATGGAGCTGTCCAGGCCTCCACTCAGGTAGGCGCCGATCGGCACGTCACTGATCATCCGGCGTTTGACGGATTTCTTCATCAGCGCGCTGATTTTCTTTATGTAGTGTTCTTCTCCCTGGTCCCGCCCGCCTGGTTTGAAGGGGATATCCCAGTACTGTTCCCTGGAAATATATCCATTTTCACAGACCATAAGGTGGCCAGGCGAAAGTTTCTCGATGTCTTTAAACAGGGTCCTGTCGCCCGGGACGCATCTGTAGCCGAGAT includes:
- a CDS encoding DASS family sodium-coupled anion symporter, translating into MSFEILTQKNIKTLIILSIALAAGYAVTLIRPDGLSDAGRITFGIFTTAALLWIIEPFPLYVTSFIIVFLEVVFLGRFGGPLGLDKSGYTMFLTPFFGSVVLLFLGGFVMASAVKRYGLDERISRSILRHVGTRPSRVLLGMMITTAFLSMWMSNTATTALMIAVAIPVIKSIPHEEPFRKAIILGIPFAANIGGIGTPIGTPPNAIAMGILEQMGRGMSFAGWMLRGIPVVIVLLTICWILLCRLFPAGVKNINMSIPVDEEKLDHKSIFILVVFAVVVLLWLTGGIHGIPSSIVAIIPLVVFFGLGLLGDDDLKEMGWGILFIIGGGMSLGVAMKQSGLADWIVGLIPFAGMEIFLILLIFAVAAAVMTTFISNSATANLLMPIVTGIAAVAPETSAVTVAIAASAAMILPISTPPNAIAYGSGYVQIRDMIKGGSIITAISTVFITLFIYFLF
- a CDS encoding phosphatase PAP2 family protein, translated to MNFRILIYVSAALVMMTFLPVPSSATETGDVDAPDLGAFRLLNGKAVNPFFDLLMPIVTDFRKWRIVLVLVWVALMIFGKAKGRWAALMMIPLVAATDQLCASLIKPLVGRMRPCEVLGGVHLWHGIEGWITTPMEVVRSYKSSFSFPSNHAANMTGAMLFLGLVYRKSLIYLLVIAFAVSYSRIYIGVHWPLDVLAGMIIGASLAFLAWTAFKWIYRPARKKQVETPGEKQ
- a CDS encoding glycosyltransferase family 4 protein is translated as MKDPAENMLKICRIASFPSIDSQGVGLPGYQLCKAMENPTLFLTRKTADPLPVGDHIDLRMIDYSSPAFSERLNAGVALKKIFGLLKFLLVSINPMTRFHPDILHIHSPLYLLHAAWARFILRSKICMTFHGSDLLRIKKNPFLKWVLPRLVDLFFHVSLSMRADLQSFLPHSRIIYTPNGVDLDKFRDLGLSRKKQVVAVGNLRWQKGYKYLIDAFSTLTDTQYDLVIAGEGPLRDELENQIEEAGLTGKVRMPGRLDHDQLVKLLGESSIYVMSSVSEGFPKALLEAMACGLPVVTTDAGCCQEVAVDAGICVDCSDSEALAAALRMIIEDQGLRHSLASRAAASAPMYSWDVSCDIVSSAYDSLCV
- a CDS encoding CDP-alcohol phosphatidyltransferase family protein, whose protein sequence is MESIAQLRDICRRDNDEDNRRTMMLAARVSIYFTRLFLLMKMSANQVTYLFTALGIVGALAFLGPGLYWAVAGYLLFRLHVIVDVSDGEVARYRQTFSPIGAYLDFITHYFVYNIICFSIPFRYWMDSGWSVALASGAVLMMGVTLNRAGVDCWFRANFGSSERDEIEEGRQGQEKSGLPGIAKKFVLSIGHITSIQSFLNVYILALIVERIFGTDIRAYLIPAYAIVLLSFSLGRIGYTIYRGKIPRRANYY
- a CDS encoding phosphocholine cytidylyltransferase family protein — encoded protein: MVEPEIMRVIILAAGMGERLYPLTKNSPKSLLEVGGGKTVLESQLDHIALAGIMDVTIVTGYKTEQIEAKVLGYEDMSISICYNPFFATSNNLISAWMAIRQTNENFVLVNGDDVFKPHVLSGLIESRNDITMVIDRKENYDEDDMKVVTGENRVFRVNKKIPSEDANGESIGMIFFRNKGHMIISETMEKMVRNKENMNIFYLAALQEIMDRGYPVNYFECSEDDWAEIDFHSDLSFIRQHIEKYAADIVNV
- the asnB gene encoding asparagine synthase (glutamine-hydrolyzing), with the translated sequence MCGIAGIFHFESRRKVDPVLLRRMTDLLTHRGPDDSGYFIEGRTGLGHRRLSIIDLKTGGQPMTTPDGTVTIAFNGEIYNFRELRKKLKASGHSFQTNSDTEVILASYRQWGTKCLEQFNGMFAIAIWDSSRNRLMLARDRLGIKPLYTAVVDNTLLFASEVKSILAHPKFKRQADPESISSYLGYRCVPGDRTLFKDIEKLSPGHLMVCENGYISREQYWDIPFKPGGRDQGEEHYIKKISALMKKSVKRRMISDVPIGAYLSGGLDSSIIVSLMAQMSNEPIKTYTVGFPEEDFNERGFARAVADMYGTDHKEIIIDDRDYTDMIPELIRYKDAPLAVANEVPLHIMSRELKKDITVVLSGEGADELFAGYGRIFRSPFDFERSRFLENDKTILPEYREQLLSKIRQIYGAGSFLDELDHFTRKYHWMSMLDKERLLSRELLDNIDNDSRVMKVFADQFKTAEGLSHYEKLLYVFQKIHLENLLMRVDMTTMATSVEARVPFVDHELIEYVFNIPFHHKIRWKSDVHRVMAAYMSSDEISEVFDTPKYILKKAFTGSLPEEVITRKKMGFPVPLNKWLGGRYMNFIKEILLDRRTYSRGIFNVPAIEKIIGSEKVEDHNTALKLWMLMNLEIWFREYIDKPEGGVVPAVETRLEHEAV